From Arvicanthis niloticus isolate mArvNil1 chromosome 22, mArvNil1.pat.X, whole genome shotgun sequence, the proteins below share one genomic window:
- the LOC143436015 gene encoding rho GTPase-activating protein 20-like, which yields MFPAFLTLPGLLVNDIYLDAQGQFILKPALTYSPTSQQQNVKKRHDKEQKTLVTSYFRRGSVPQLYQACTVPRVNSREQPFGKELSSICLDGKLPTDSEKLQANVSETGKTIFWNPPSAAKNQLVRQFTPTVTMDRMLPGPILDFTRNIQGNWSSSDSYENWISIPDEDSVLGNNSATQSIPLNMPQPYIVLLNHLIRESLKIKTSSRIHLDTDLLSLHLAPHVLWDQTCRNSLFGRDCSEKMSVMQIMIDNNVDVLGDDDSTICNDIQKRSDDIKMSLNTAGWDYGKTSTYNVPQRNYLFQIVSLTILFFCCALYIFTYYNKFH from the exons ATGTTCCCTGCTTTTCTCACCTTGCCTGGGCTGCTTGTGAACGACATATACTTGGATGCACAGGGGCAATTCATCTTAAAGCCTGCCTTAACGTACTCACCTACAAGCCAGCAGCAAA ATGTTAAGAAAAGACATGATAAGGAACAAAAAACTTTGGTGACATCATATTTCCGTCGTGGCTCTGTTCCTCAGCTGTACCAAGCATGTACTGTCCCAAGAGTTAATTCGAGAGAACAACCCTTTGGAAAAGAGCTGAGTTCTATTTGTCTTGATGGCAAACTGCCCACAG ATTCAGAGAAATTACAAGCAAATGTGTCTGAAACCGGGAAAACAATTTTTTGGAATCCACCATCAGCAGCAAAAAACCAACTAGTTCGTCAATTTACACCCACTGTTACCATGGACAGAATGCTGCCTGGTCCAATACTT gATTTCACTAGAAATATACAAGGAAACTGGTCTTCTTCAGATTCATATGAAAATTGGATTAGTATCCCAGATGAAGATTCTGTGCTTGGAAACAATTCTGCCACACAAAG tattCCATTGAATATGCCACAACCATACATCGTCTTGCTCAACCATCTTATCCgtgaatcattaaaaattaaaacctctTCTAGGATTCACCTAGACACTGACCTCCTATCTCTCCACTTAGCTCCTCATGTGCTGTGGGATCAGACTTGCAGGAACTCATTATTTGGGAGGGACTGCTCAGAAAAG ATGTCTGTTATGCAAATCATGATTGACAACAATGTAGACGTTTTGGGAGATGATGACAGTACAATTTGTAATGATATTCAAAAGAGATCTGATGACATAAAGATGTCATTAAATACTGCTG gatGGGACTATGGAAAAACTTCAACATATAATGTTCCACAAAGGAACTATTTGTTCCAAATAGTTTCACTCACTATACTCTTCTTCTGTTgtgcattatatatatttacctatTATAATAAATTTCATTAA